A single genomic interval of Anaerobacillus sp. CMMVII harbors:
- a CDS encoding RNA polymerase sigma factor — protein MEEELAKEKIQQWYGLYSDEIYRFILMMIGDHAEAKDLMHDTFLRAYNGLASFEGKASEKNWLYKIARNTTIDFQRKRRPIQYVVESFTTYPSAERCPEQLATLGEAEEILYRSLKKLKRPYQEVIILRKIKGLTIEETAEILNWNESKVKNTLFRGLAALKQQMEKEGYNHETA, from the coding sequence TTGGAAGAGGAGCTTGCAAAGGAAAAAATTCAACAGTGGTACGGCTTATATAGTGATGAGATTTACCGCTTTATTTTAATGATGATCGGTGACCATGCCGAAGCAAAGGATTTGATGCACGATACGTTTCTTCGGGCGTACAATGGATTGGCCAGTTTTGAGGGAAAGGCTAGTGAGAAAAATTGGTTATATAAGATTGCAAGAAATACGACGATCGATTTTCAGCGAAAGCGAAGGCCAATTCAGTATGTTGTAGAATCATTTACGACATATCCTTCGGCCGAACGTTGTCCAGAGCAACTAGCAACTTTAGGAGAGGCAGAAGAGATTTTATATCGTTCGTTAAAAAAGTTAAAGCGGCCCTATCAGGAGGTTATTATATTACGAAAAATAAAAGGACTGACGATTGAGGAGACTGCCGAAATTTTAAACTGGAATGAAAGCAAAGTAAAAAATACGTTATTTCGGGGCTTGGCAGCATTAAAACAACAAATGGAAAAGGAGGGATACAATCATGAAACAGCATGA